In one Komagataeibacter sp. FNDCR2 genomic region, the following are encoded:
- a CDS encoding 5-(carboxyamino)imidazole ribonucleotide synthase: MSALPPGAVLGIVGGGQLGRMSAIAAARLGYRAHILTQEADGPAAQVAHALTLGRYDDHDALRRFADAVDVITFEFENISADGLDLLSSIRPVHPAGRILRISQDRIAEKTFMAETGIPVAPWQAVHDRADLDRAAAALGYPFILKTTRLGYDGKGQARIHDAAGLDAAFDSLRPHPLVAEGMVHFACEVSVMVARNAHGEVSAFDVTENRHRDGILDISLAPARIPPDLAAQARDLARRIAVALDLVGLLGVEMFVDRDGSLRVNEIAPRPHNSGHWTMDACPVDQFEMHVRAVTGLPLPPAIRHSDAVMKNLIGPDDMALWPRIMAAPRLLAHHYGKTEARPGRKMGHVNVLFAQGGLPGEFGVEAALGPLATAR, translated from the coding sequence ATGAGCGCACTGCCGCCCGGCGCGGTGCTGGGCATCGTGGGGGGGGGGCAGCTTGGCCGCATGTCCGCCATTGCCGCCGCGCGGCTGGGGTATCGCGCCCATATCCTGACGCAGGAGGCCGATGGCCCGGCGGCCCAGGTGGCGCATGCCCTCACGCTGGGGCGATATGACGACCATGACGCCCTGCGCCGGTTTGCCGATGCCGTGGATGTCATCACCTTCGAATTCGAGAATATCAGCGCCGATGGTCTGGACCTGCTGTCCAGCATCCGGCCCGTCCACCCCGCCGGGCGCATCCTGCGCATAAGCCAGGACCGCATTGCCGAAAAAACCTTCATGGCGGAAACCGGCATTCCGGTCGCCCCCTGGCAGGCCGTGCATGACCGTGCCGATCTGGACCGGGCGGCGGCGGCGCTGGGCTATCCCTTCATCCTCAAGACCACGCGCCTTGGCTATGATGGCAAGGGCCAGGCCCGCATCCATGATGCCGCCGGGCTGGATGCCGCCTTTGACAGCCTGCGGCCCCATCCGCTGGTGGCCGAGGGAATGGTGCATTTCGCCTGTGAGGTGAGCGTGATGGTCGCGCGCAATGCGCACGGTGAGGTCAGTGCCTTCGACGTGACGGAAAACCGCCACCGCGACGGGATTCTGGACATAAGCCTCGCGCCCGCGCGCATCCCGCCCGACCTGGCCGCGCAGGCCCGTGACCTGGCCCGGCGCATCGCGGTGGCGCTTGATCTGGTGGGGCTGCTGGGTGTCGAGATGTTCGTGGACCGTGATGGCAGCCTGCGGGTGAATGAAATCGCCCCCCGCCCCCACAATTCCGGTCACTGGACCATGGACGCCTGCCCGGTCGACCAGTTCGAGATGCATGTGCGGGCCGTGACCGGCCTGCCCCTTCCGCCCGCCATCCGCCACAGCGATGCGGTGATGAAGAACCTGATCGGGCCGGACGACATGGCCCTGTGGCCACGGATCATGGCGGCCCCCCGCCTGCTGGCCCACCATTACGGCAAGACGGAAGCCCGCCCCGGCCGCAAGATGGGGCATGTGAACGTACTGTTCGCGCAGGGTGGCCTGCCGGGGGAATTCGGGGTCGAGGCGGCCCTTGGCCCGCTGGCCACGGCTAGATAA
- a CDS encoding ATP-dependent helicase — translation MDSLIPTGPEPDYLNRLNPEQRDAIETTDGPLLVLAGAGTGKTRVLTTRFAHILLSGRARPNQILAVTFTNKAAREMRERVGALLGEPAEGLWLGTFHALCARMLRRHAEYVGLTSSFTILDTDDQLRLLKQVLEPYRIDTKRWPPQAILGVIQRWKDRGLAPESITAAEDTDFANGRCAEIYAGYQSRLKQINACDFGDLMLHMTEIMRRHPDVLAQYHRFFRYILVDEYQDTNTIQYLWLRLLAHRQGQPANICCVGDDDQSIYSWRGAEVENILRFERDFPGARVVRLERNYRSTRQILGAASGLIAHNEGRLGKTLHPGREDAEGEKVRVISVQDSDDEARMVGSEIERLRSDGHAMAGIAILVRAGFQTRAFEERLITLGLPYRVVGGLRFYERAEIRDAIAYMRVVNQPSDDLAFERIINVPRRGVGTAGLQKMHLHARARELPLTAAVLDLLAMGEIKGRAKEQLTALMHTLAATRAMLEREGHVVAIEHLLEDSGYVGMWKADKSPDAPGRLENLKELVRSLADYENLSGFLEHVALVMDTEDKAGQDSLSIMTLHGAKGLEFDTVFLPGWEEGVFPSQRTLDEGGLKGLEEERRLAYVGITRARRRAIISHAGNRLIYGSWQSAIPSRFIEELPAEHIETMGDTSNSRRSFLGRPAVFGGTPFPLVASRRVHDVTPPAATTPGMKVGVRVFHQKFGYGTITAVEGNRLEIAFEKAGPKRVIDTFVEQV, via the coding sequence ATGGACAGCCTTATCCCCACCGGCCCGGAGCCGGATTATCTCAACCGCCTCAATCCCGAACAGCGGGACGCCATCGAGACCACGGATGGCCCGCTTCTGGTCCTTGCCGGCGCGGGCACGGGCAAGACGCGGGTGCTGACCACGCGGTTCGCGCATATCCTGCTATCGGGCCGCGCGCGCCCGAACCAGATACTCGCCGTGACCTTCACCAACAAGGCCGCGCGCGAAATGCGCGAACGTGTCGGCGCGCTGCTGGGTGAACCGGCGGAGGGGCTGTGGCTGGGCACGTTCCATGCTCTGTGCGCGCGCATGCTGCGCCGCCATGCGGAATATGTCGGCCTGACCAGCAGCTTCACCATCCTTGATACCGATGACCAGCTCCGCCTGCTCAAGCAGGTGCTCGAACCCTACCGCATCGACACCAAACGCTGGCCGCCACAGGCGATTCTGGGGGTGATCCAGCGGTGGAAGGACCGGGGGCTGGCCCCCGAATCCATCACGGCGGCGGAGGATACGGATTTCGCCAACGGGCGCTGCGCGGAAATCTATGCCGGCTACCAGTCCCGGCTGAAGCAGATCAACGCGTGCGATTTTGGCGATCTCATGCTGCACATGACGGAAATCATGCGCCGCCACCCCGATGTGCTGGCGCAGTATCACCGTTTCTTCCGCTATATCCTGGTGGATGAATATCAGGACACCAACACCATCCAGTACCTGTGGCTGCGGCTGCTGGCCCACCGGCAGGGACAGCCCGCCAACATCTGCTGCGTGGGCGATGATGACCAGTCGATCTATTCATGGCGCGGGGCGGAGGTGGAAAACATCCTGCGCTTCGAACGTGACTTTCCCGGCGCGCGGGTGGTGCGGCTGGAGCGCAATTACCGCTCCACACGGCAGATACTGGGCGCCGCCTCCGGCCTGATCGCCCATAACGAAGGGCGGCTGGGCAAGACGCTGCATCCGGGGCGCGAGGATGCCGAAGGCGAAAAGGTGCGCGTCATTTCCGTACAGGATTCGGATGACGAGGCCCGCATGGTCGGCAGCGAGATCGAACGCCTGCGCAGCGACGGCCATGCCATGGCCGGGATCGCCATACTGGTACGCGCCGGATTCCAGACCCGCGCGTTCGAGGAACGGCTGATCACCCTCGGCCTGCCCTACCGCGTGGTGGGCGGGCTGCGGTTTTACGAACGCGCCGAAATCCGCGACGCCATCGCCTATATGCGCGTGGTCAACCAGCCATCGGATGATCTGGCCTTTGAGCGGATCATCAACGTGCCGCGCCGGGGTGTCGGCACGGCGGGGTTGCAGAAGATGCACCTCCATGCCCGCGCGCGCGAACTCCCGCTGACCGCCGCCGTGCTGGACCTGCTGGCCATGGGCGAGATCAAGGGCCGGGCGAAGGAACAGTTGACCGCGCTCATGCACACGCTGGCCGCCACGCGCGCCATGCTGGAGCGTGAGGGGCATGTCGTCGCCATCGAGCACCTGCTCGAAGACTCCGGCTATGTAGGCATGTGGAAGGCCGATAAATCCCCCGATGCGCCGGGCAGGCTGGAAAACCTGAAGGAACTCGTCCGCTCGCTTGCGGATTATGAAAACCTCAGCGGATTTCTGGAGCATGTCGCCCTTGTCATGGATACGGAGGACAAGGCCGGTCAGGACAGCCTGAGCATCATGACCCTGCACGGCGCGAAAGGGCTGGAATTCGACACCGTGTTCCTGCCCGGATGGGAGGAAGGGGTCTTCCCCTCCCAGCGCACGCTTGATGAGGGCGGCCTGAAGGGGCTGGAGGAAGAACGCCGCCTTGCCTATGTCGGCATCACGCGCGCGCGCCGCAGGGCCATCATCAGCCATGCGGGCAACCGGCTGATCTATGGAAGCTGGCAGTCCGCCATTCCCAGCCGCTTTATCGAGGAACTTCCCGCCGAACATATCGAAACCATGGGCGACACATCCAACAGCCGGCGCAGTTTCCTCGGTCGCCCCGCCGTGTTTGGCGGCACGCCCTTCCCGCTGGTCGCCAGCCGCCGCGTGCATGATGTCACGCCACCGGCCGCCACCACGCCGGGCATGAAGGTGGGGGTGCGTGTATTCCACCAGAAATTCGGCTACGGCACCATTACCGCGGTCGAGGGCAACCGGCTGGAAATCGCGTTTGAAAAAGCAGGCCCCAAGCGGGTGATCGATACATTTGTTGAGCAGGTATAA
- a CDS encoding YdcH family protein encodes MSYEARINSLKNRHARLDARIFDEDRRPMPDEVTIRRLKLEKLRLKEEIERLARLG; translated from the coding sequence ATGTCTTATGAAGCGCGTATCAACAGCCTCAAAAATCGCCATGCGCGGCTTGACGCCCGTATCTTTGATGAAGACCGCCGACCCATGCCGGATGAAGTCACCATCCGCAGGCTCAAGCTGGAAAAACTCCGACTGAAGGAGGAGATCGAGCGTCTCGCCAGACTGGGCTGA
- the mscL gene encoding large conductance mechanosensitive channel protein MscL, with translation MAKLPDHVPELHVREIHVPGWLGEFRSFLMRGNVVDLAVGVIVGAAFTAIVNSLVKDVFTPVLGLLIGGIDFTNLFITLRGPHLATLADAQKAGAVTINIGLFLNAVIQFVIIGFVIFWVVKAINRLTVKKEAEKPATPPAPPRSEVLLQDILDVLKADAAQKPESAAKV, from the coding sequence ATGGCGAAGTTGCCGGATCACGTGCCTGAACTGCACGTCAGGGAAATTCATGTGCCGGGGTGGCTGGGTGAATTCCGCTCGTTTCTCATGCGCGGCAATGTGGTTGATCTGGCGGTCGGTGTCATTGTCGGTGCGGCGTTTACCGCAATCGTGAACAGCCTGGTGAAGGACGTGTTCACGCCGGTGCTGGGACTGCTGATTGGCGGTATCGACTTTACCAACCTGTTCATCACCCTGCGTGGCCCCCATCTCGCCACCCTGGCCGATGCCCAGAAGGCGGGCGCGGTCACGATCAATATCGGGCTGTTTCTCAATGCGGTGATCCAGTTCGTGATCATCGGTTTCGTGATTTTCTGGGTCGTGAAGGCCATCAACCGCCTTACGGTGAAAAAGGAGGCCGAAAAGCCCGCAACTCCGCCCGCGCCGCCGCGTAGTGAGGTTCTGCTTCAGGATATTCTCGATGTGCTGAAGGCCGATGCGGCGCAGAAGCCGGAGAGTGCGGCAAAAGTCTGA
- a CDS encoding RadC family protein, producing the protein MPTTPGVSRADDLAFLREMIRTLDTTHPAPDRLAASLLERFGSAGMALSAHVGAVDEVAGGETALPPLLAVMREAAVRLHRSRVRRTDVLSGQEGLMAYLQASMGHEVVEQFRVLFVDAAFHLLADELMGTGTVNHSPVYPREIMRRALGLGASRLVLAHNHPAGRPEPSGADIEMTMRIVQLGKLMQVTVHDHIIVGNGRTCSFREMGLII; encoded by the coding sequence GTGCCCACTACCCCCGGCGTGAGCCGTGCCGATGACCTTGCCTTCCTGCGGGAGATGATCCGCACGCTCGATACCACCCACCCCGCGCCCGACCGCCTTGCGGCCAGCCTGCTGGAGCGTTTCGGTTCGGCTGGCATGGCGCTGTCGGCGCATGTGGGGGCGGTGGATGAGGTGGCCGGAGGGGAGACGGCCCTGCCGCCGCTGCTTGCCGTCATGCGGGAGGCGGCCGTGCGGCTGCACCGCAGCCGCGTGCGGCGGACGGATGTGCTGTCCGGGCAGGAAGGGCTCATGGCCTATCTTCAGGCCAGCATGGGCCATGAGGTGGTCGAACAGTTCCGCGTATTGTTCGTGGATGCGGCGTTTCACCTTCTGGCCGATGAACTGATGGGCACCGGCACGGTCAACCATTCGCCCGTCTATCCACGCGAGATCATGCGCCGCGCGCTCGGGCTCGGGGCCAGCAGGCTGGTGCTGGCCCATAACCACCCGGCGGGGCGACCGGAGCCGTCGGGCGCTGACATTGAAATGACCATGCGCATCGTCCAGCTTGGCAAGCTCATGCAGGTGACGGTGCATGACCACATCATCGTCGGCAATGGCCGGACGTGCAGCTTCCGCGAGATGGGGCTGATTATCTAG
- a CDS encoding Hsp20 family protein: MAYDFAPLFRSAIGFDRLAQLVDTAAQNPVSPSYPPYNIEKLTDSQYALTMAVAGFGSDDIELTVQDNTLIVAGRVGETTQGREMLYRGIATRAFERRFVLADHVVVENADLTNGLLRIAVRQIVPEALKPRRIPVSSGQATATSAPRDEVAPETEAPLPGQLAAATMASAGAPQQAACAT, from the coding sequence ATGGCTTATGATTTCGCGCCGCTGTTCCGCAGCGCAATCGGCTTTGACCGTCTGGCCCAGCTTGTCGATACGGCGGCCCAGAATCCGGTCAGCCCGTCCTACCCCCCCTACAACATCGAAAAACTGACCGACAGCCAGTACGCGCTGACCATGGCGGTCGCGGGTTTCGGCTCCGATGACATCGAACTGACCGTGCAGGACAATACGCTGATCGTGGCCGGTCGCGTGGGTGAGACCACACAGGGCAGGGAAATGCTCTATCGCGGCATCGCCACGCGCGCGTTCGAACGCCGCTTCGTGCTGGCCGACCATGTGGTGGTGGAAAATGCGGACCTGACCAACGGGCTGCTGCGCATCGCCGTACGGCAGATCGTGCCCGAGGCCCTCAAGCCACGACGTATTCCCGTCTCCTCCGGTCAGGCCACGGCCACCAGCGCCCCGCGCGATGAAGTGGCCCCGGAAACCGAAGCCCCCCTGCCCGGCCAGCTTGCCGCCGCCACCATGGCGTCGGCCGGCGCGCCCCAGCAGGCGGCATGCGCAACCTGA
- a CDS encoding DUF465 domain-containing protein, with the protein MLTDRDTLLRKLHELRSEHRDLDTVINRMALQITDQLQLQRLKKRKLLLKDEIAWLESRLIPDSIA; encoded by the coding sequence ATGCTGACAGATCGGGATACCCTCCTTCGCAAGCTGCACGAACTGCGCAGCGAACACCGCGACCTTGATACGGTCATCAATCGCATGGCGTTGCAGATAACGGACCAGTTGCAACTGCAACGGCTGAAAAAGCGCAAGCTCCTGCTGAAGGATGAGATCGCATGGCTGGAAAGCCGACTGATCCCGGACAGCATCGCCTGA
- the secF gene encoding protein translocase subunit SecF → MFDRPLLRFVPRGTKINFMRGRFIGLATSAVLSVASLIMFFHPGLTLGLDFRGGIVVEARTQGPADFNALRAALATQHVSAAGVQSFGGPDDVLIRLDTPPASEPDHEARTQALVDSVRHAIATLPGAQVLRADAVGASVSKELFRNGMLALGISLFMILAYIWFRFEWEFAVSAVVTLVLDLTKAIGFLVITHFEFDLVMVAAILTILGYSTNDKVVVYDRVRENLRKYRTMPLAELIDLSINETLSRTLGTSTTVFLAALPLALFGGASLSGFAWVMLFGIVVGTSSSIFIAAPLLLLMGEKRLRRDARPPVRR, encoded by the coding sequence ATGTTTGACCGTCCCCTTCTCCGGTTCGTGCCGCGCGGCACGAAAATCAACTTCATGCGCGGGCGCTTCATCGGTCTGGCCACCTCCGCCGTGCTGTCCGTCGCCTCGCTCATCATGTTCTTCCATCCCGGCCTGACACTGGGGCTGGACTTTCGCGGTGGCATCGTGGTGGAAGCCCGCACGCAGGGACCAGCGGATTTCAATGCCCTTCGCGCGGCCCTTGCCACACAGCATGTCAGCGCCGCGGGCGTGCAGTCCTTTGGCGGGCCGGATGACGTGCTGATCCGCCTCGACACCCCCCCCGCCAGCGAACCCGACCATGAGGCCCGCACGCAGGCGCTGGTCGACTCCGTTCGCCACGCCATCGCCACGCTGCCCGGCGCGCAGGTGCTGCGCGCGGATGCGGTGGGGGCCTCGGTCTCGAAGGAGCTGTTCCGCAACGGCATGCTCGCGCTGGGCATCAGCCTGTTCATGATCCTGGCCTATATCTGGTTCCGCTTTGAATGGGAGTTCGCGGTCAGCGCCGTGGTGACGCTGGTGCTGGACCTGACCAAGGCCATCGGCTTTCTGGTCATCACGCATTTCGAATTCGATCTGGTGATGGTGGCCGCCATCCTGACCATTCTGGGCTATTCCACCAATGATAAGGTGGTGGTGTATGACCGCGTGCGGGAAAACCTGCGCAAATACCGCACGATGCCGCTGGCGGAACTGATCGACCTGTCCATCAACGAAACCCTCAGCCGCACGCTGGGCACATCCACCACGGTATTCCTGGCCGCGCTGCCGCTGGCGCTTTTCGGCGGGGCCAGCCTGTCCGGCTTTGCGTGGGTCATGCTGTTCGGGATTGTGGTGGGGACGTCTTCCTCCATTTTCATCGCCGCACCACTACTGCTGCTGATGGGGGAAAAACGCCTGCGCCGGGATGCCCGCCCGCCTGTGCGCAGGTAA
- the rpmE gene encoding 50S ribosomal protein L31 — translation MKSGIHPDYHDINIIMTDGTEYTTRSCYGKPGDTLRLDIDPKSHPAWTGVQRMMDTGGQVAKFNKKFGALGQRKKG, via the coding sequence ATGAAATCCGGCATCCACCCCGACTACCACGACATCAACATCATCATGACCGATGGCACCGAGTACACCACCCGCTCGTGCTACGGTAAGCCCGGCGACACGCTGCGCCTGGACATCGATCCGAAGTCCCATCCGGCATGGACCGGCGTGCAGCGCATGATGGACACCGGGGGCCAGGTCGCGAAGTTCAACAAGAAGTTCGGCGCGCTGGGGCAGCGCAAGAAGGGCTGA
- a CDS encoding JAB domain-containing protein: MKGMMVTGPGGHRARMRRRIRMAGAQSLADYELLEVLLFAAVPRRDTKPQAKALLAHFGGLEAVLDAPPEALRAAGLGPRGAAVLSCPARVAARLSHADPRGQAVLGDMAALLEHCDGAPCPDRDGVRVFYLDSARHMLADEMVLSGPAAEMCRAVLARALELHAVSLIAVRDMGARPPPPQGSAGDLRFLRMLHAHARLLGLALQDCLVRGGGTTLSMRDVITA, from the coding sequence ATGAAAGGCATGATGGTGACGGGGCCGGGGGGCCACCGGGCGCGCATGCGCAGGCGTATCCGCATGGCGGGCGCGCAGTCACTGGCCGATTACGAACTGCTGGAGGTGCTGCTGTTCGCCGCCGTGCCAAGGCGGGACACCAAGCCGCAGGCCAAGGCGCTGCTGGCGCATTTCGGCGGGCTTGAAGCGGTGCTTGACGCCCCGCCCGAAGCCCTGCGGGCGGCCGGGCTGGGGCCGCGCGGGGCTGCGGTCCTGTCCTGTCCCGCCCGCGTGGCGGCGCGCCTGAGCCATGCCGACCCACGGGGGCAGGCGGTCCTTGGGGATATGGCGGCGCTGCTGGAACACTGCGATGGAGCGCCCTGTCCCGACCGGGACGGGGTGCGGGTCTTCTATCTTGATTCCGCGCGTCACATGCTGGCGGATGAGATGGTCCTGAGCGGCCCGGCCGCGGAAATGTGCCGCGCCGTGCTGGCGCGCGCGCTGGAACTGCATGCCGTCTCCCTTATCGCCGTGCGGGACATGGGCGCGCGGCCGCCGCCGCCGCAGGGCAGTGCGGGCGACCTGCGTTTCCTGCGCATGCTGCACGCCCATGCCCGGCTGCTGGGGCTGGCGTTGCAGGACTGTCTGGTCCGTGGCGGTGGCACGACGCTCAGCATGCGTGACGTGATTACGGCATAG
- the purE gene encoding 5-(carboxyamino)imidazole ribonucleotide mutase, translating into MIMGSQSDWETMRHAASVLEALDIAHEIRIVSAHRTPDRLAEYAKTAQGRGLSVIIAGAGGAAHLPGMCAAWTALPVLGVPVESHALKGMDSLLSIVQMPGGIPVGTLAIGKAGATNAALFAASILALSDPALGARLAAWRERQSASVAQEPTR; encoded by the coding sequence ATGATCATGGGCAGCCAGTCCGACTGGGAAACCATGCGTCACGCCGCCAGCGTGCTTGAGGCGCTGGATATCGCGCATGAAATCCGCATCGTCTCGGCGCATCGCACCCCGGACCGGCTGGCAGAGTATGCGAAGACCGCACAGGGCCGCGGGCTGTCCGTCATTATCGCGGGCGCGGGCGGGGCCGCGCACCTGCCGGGCATGTGCGCGGCATGGACGGCGCTGCCGGTACTGGGCGTGCCGGTTGAATCGCACGCGCTCAAGGGCATGGACAGCCTGCTGTCGATCGTGCAGATGCCCGGCGGCATTCCCGTCGGCACGCTGGCCATAGGCAAGGCGGGAGCTACCAACGCCGCCCTGTTCGCGGCGTCCATCCTCGCCCTGTCCGATCCCGCGCTGGGGGCGCGCCTGGCGGCATGGCGGGAACGCCAGAGCGCATCGGTCGCGCAGGAACCGACCCGATGA
- a CDS encoding HAD hydrolase-like protein, with amino-acid sequence MLFQKSHTVLFDLDGTIVRSRDGIVDSIHALLRDLGHEPDMSIDLTWVVGPPLEELIGHVLAHYGDDRVQEAMALYRKHYESEGMHKTPVFDHMRHVIETLSAEGVRLFVATSKPRHLARKILHLRDLVRFFDGLSGARADDSGAEKPELIAALLREHNIRREDALMIGDRRHDISGAHANHVRALGVLWGYGSREELIEAGADALVSQPAELLEAIRQQFAAADAHPHR; translated from the coding sequence ATGCTGTTTCAGAAATCCCATACCGTACTCTTTGATCTGGACGGAACCATCGTTCGTTCGCGTGATGGCATTGTGGACTCCATTCACGCCCTGCTGCGTGACCTGGGGCATGAACCCGACATGTCGATCGACCTGACATGGGTGGTCGGCCCGCCGCTGGAAGAACTGATCGGCCATGTCCTGGCCCATTATGGCGATGACCGGGTGCAGGAAGCCATGGCGCTTTACCGCAAGCACTACGAATCGGAAGGGATGCATAAAACCCCGGTATTCGACCACATGCGCCATGTGATCGAGACCCTGTCCGCCGAAGGGGTGCGGCTGTTCGTGGCGACATCCAAGCCCCGGCACCTGGCGCGCAAGATCCTGCACCTGCGCGATCTGGTCCGGTTTTTCGATGGCCTGTCCGGCGCGCGCGCGGATGACAGCGGCGCGGAAAAGCCGGAACTGATCGCCGCCCTGCTGCGCGAACACAACATCCGGCGTGAAGATGCGCTCATGATCGGGGACCGCCGGCATGACATAAGCGGCGCCCATGCCAACCATGTCCGCGCCCTTGGCGTGCTGTGGGGCTATGGCTCGCGTGAGGAACTGATCGAGGCAGGCGCCGATGCGCTGGTCAGCCAGCCTGCCGAACTGCTTGAGGCCATCCGCCAGCAGTTTGCCGCGGCCGACGCCCACCCCCACCGCTGA
- a CDS encoding DUF1013 domain-containing protein — MTALPLMPKATAVWLIEKTALTFTQIAEFCGMHPLEVQAIADGEVAQGIVGYDPIANHQLTQAEIDRCEKDPESRLKILPPANPINRRSKGARYTPVAKRNDRPDAIAFILRNFPQLSEQQTSKLLGTTKDTIEKVRSKQHWNSPNIKPRDPVTLGLCSQTDLNAMVAAANERLAREGQAVPPPLELDDDGENSI; from the coding sequence ATGACCGCCCTGCCCCTGATGCCCAAGGCAACCGCCGTGTGGCTTATTGAAAAAACGGCGCTGACCTTTACCCAGATCGCCGAGTTCTGTGGAATGCATCCCCTGGAGGTCCAGGCCATCGCCGATGGGGAAGTGGCGCAGGGAATCGTGGGCTACGACCCGATTGCCAACCACCAGCTCACGCAGGCCGAGATCGACCGCTGTGAAAAGGATCCTGAGTCGCGTCTCAAGATCCTGCCGCCCGCCAACCCGATCAACCGCCGCTCGAAGGGCGCGCGCTATACGCCGGTGGCCAAGCGCAATGACCGCCCGGATGCGATCGCCTTCATCCTGCGCAACTTCCCGCAACTGTCCGAACAGCAGACCAGCAAGCTGCTGGGCACGACGAAGGACACCATCGAGAAGGTCCGCAGCAAGCAGCACTGGAACAGCCCCAACATCAAGCCGCGCGATCCGGTTACGCTGGGTCTGTGCAGCCAGACCGACCTGAACGCCATGGTGGCCGCCGCCAATGAGCGTCTCGCACGTGAGGGCCAGGCTGTCCCGCCGCCCCTGGAACTGGATGACGACGGCGAGAACAGCATCTGA